The nucleotide sequence GACATCAACCTGGCTCTGGATGCCGCTCATGCCGCTAAAGCGGGCTGGGGTAAAACGTCAGCCACTGAACGATCCAATATTTTGTTAAAAATTGCCGATCGCATTGAACAGAATCTGGAAAAGCTGGCGGTGGCAGAAACCTGGGATAATGGCAAAGCCGTCAGGGAAACCCTGGCTGCTGATATGCCCCTGGCTGTGGATCATTTTCGCTACTTCGCTGGCTGCATTCGTGCACAGGAAGGCAGTACAGCAGACATTGACAACACGACAGTGTCTTACCATTTTCATGAACCACTGGGCGTTGTCGGACAAATCATTCCCTGGAACTTTCCGCTGTTGATGGCAGCCTGGAAACTGGCTCCGGCTCTGGCGGCAGGAAACTGTGTCGTCCTTAAACCGGCAGAACAGACACCCGCCTCGATTATGGTTCTAATGGAACTGATTGGTGATCTGCTGCCGCCCGGCGTTGTGAATATTGTTAATGGTTTTGGAGAAGAAGCCGGTCAAGCCCTGGCGACCAGTCAGCGAATTGCCAAAATTGCCTTTACCGGTTCAACGGCAGTGGGTTCGCATATTCTCAAGTGTGCTGCAGAGAATATTATTCCTTCCACGGTCGAGCTGGGTGGTAAGTCGCCCAACCTCTATTTTGAAGACGTTCTCCAACAGGAAGACGAATACCTGAGCAAGTGCATTGAAGGGGCGGTTCTTGGCTTTTTCAACCAGGGTGAAGTCTGTACCTGTCCATCGAGAGTTCTGATTCAGGAGTCCATCTACGACGAATTTATTACGAAAATTGTTGAACGCTCAGGGCATATAAAACGGGGTGACCCCCTGGACACTGAAACCCAGTTAGGTGCCCAGGTTTCTCTTGAACAGTTCGACAGAATCATGAACTACCTGGAAATCGGCCGTAATGAAGGCGTTCAGTTCCTGCTGGGTGGTGACAAAGCGGATATTGGCAAGGGTTATGAAAAAGGTTTTTATATCCAGCCTACCCTGATGAAGGGCAGCAATGATATGCGGGTCTTTCAGGAGGAAATCTTTGGTCCTGTTGTCGGCGTGACCACCTTTAAAGATGAAGCCGAAGCCCTGGCGCTGGCCAATGACACCCAGTATGGGCTGGGTGCCGGTGTCTGGACCCGTGATGTCAATCGTGCTTTCAGAATGGGGCGTGGCATTGAAGCCGGTCGGGTCTGGACCAACTGTTTTCATCTATATCCGGCACATGCCGCCTTTGGTGGCTACAAGAAATCCGGTGTAGGACGGGAGACGCATAAACAGACACTGGAGCATTACCAGCAAACAAAAAACTTGCTGGTGAGTTATGACATCAATCCGCTGGGCTTCTTTTAAACACTGGTTAAAGGTTTTGTCTCATCTTATCAATGATGAGGCATGACCTTTATCGGTTATTTACCGAACCAGCGCCTTTACAGAACCCTGTCGTGATGGTGTTATACCAATAGTCTCGTCAGGAACCTGTAATTTTCGGTATGTCTCCTCTGACAGTATTCTGCCATCGAATCATCACCACTCTCGCTCTGGTGTGGTTGACACTATCGGGTCATGCACTGGCCGCCCCGCTTGAGTTTCATCTGTCGGGTGTTGATGGACGTGAAAAAAAGAATGTTGAACTGCACCTGCAAGCCCTGCCAGAGATGACAGCGGAAGCGTTCCCACTTTATAAACACACCATCAAAGAAACCGTACAGCATGCCCTGGAGCCTTTTGGCTTTTACGGTTCAGTCGTTGACTTATCGAGCCCGTCAGATCATTCAGAGACCGTTGATATCCAGATTGAACCGGGAAAGCCCGTTCTGATAAAAAGCGTCAATGTGTTGCTTGAAGGCGATGCCAGAATGGAAAAAAGCTTTAAAAGGCTGTTAAAAGCATACAAGTTAACGCCGGAACAGGTGTTTGAACATGAAGACTATGAAACCTTAAAGCGAATGCTTATGACACAGGCGCAGCTGATAGGTTTCTTTGATGCCCACTGGGTGGTTGCGATGGTCGATGTCAATCCGGCTGAATACAGTGCCGATGTTCATCTGACACTGGACTCAGGCAGGCGATATCGGTTTGGTGAATTGCAGTATGTCGGTGAAACCAGTGCGACACGCCGACTGGTGGAAGCCATGCTGAATTTCGCGGAAGGCGATGCCTATGATGCCACCAAACTGGTCAAGCTCTATAACGACCTCTCGGCCTCCGGTTATTTCAAACACGTCGATGTACAACCATTACGCGATAAGGCTCAAGCCTGCTCCATACCCGTAAAAATTGATGTATCTCCCAGGCGCAGCCATGAAATGGAGGTCGGCATCGGTTTTTCTACAGACGAAGGCCCAAGGATTTCTCTGGGCTGGAACAAACCCTGGGTAAACGACCGTGGTCATAGTTTCAATGCTGATACCTACCTGTCTGCCAAGCGTACCGAACTGAGTACGAGTTACCAGATTCCCAGGGGCAATCCTCTGCTGGATTTTTATAGTCTGCAAACCGGTTATCAGCATAAGAACCTTGAAGACACTAACAGCAGGCTCTATTCAGCGGCTTTACATCAATGGCATAAAGTGCCTGATGGCTGGAACCGTGACTGGTTTATACGAGTCGAGGCTGAACATTATAACCAGGCCAGCGACAGGGATAACAGCCTGCTGCTGATTCCCGGACTGGCCCTGAGTCGCAGAAACGCCATTGGCAGCCTCAACCCGATAAGGGGGACTGCCCATGACCTTAAAATAGAGCTGTCCCCGGGCATTTCTGGCTCCGGAAGCCGTTTTATAAAAGTCTGGGGACGGACAAAATGGCTGGATACCTTTGCCAGCCGCCACCAATTACTGGCGCGATTTGAACAGGGTGCCACCTGGGTGCGCAGCGTATCGGACCTGCCACCTTCACTGCGCTTTTTTACCGGCGGTGACCAGACGGTGCGGGGTTATGACTATGATACGATTGCTCCAAAGGACAGCGATGGCAAGTTAACCGGTGGTCGTTATCTTTCTGTCGTCAGTCTCGAATACGCTTACAAACTGGTGGACAAGTGGTGGCTGGCTCTGTTTACGGACTCCGGTATCTCGACCAATGATTACGACGATGCCTGGAAAGTCGGTTCCGGCCTGGGTGTAAGATGGATTACTCCACTGGGACCTCTGCGTGTGGACCTTGCTTTTGCGGTCAGTGAACCGGGGTCTCCCTGGCGGCTGCACTTTACGATCGGGCCTGTACTGTGAAGTGGATTATTAGCGGGTTATTTGCAATCATCGTTCTATGCTGTGTAGCGGTTTCGTCGCTGTTACTGACCAGCGTGGGCAACCGCTGGCTCTGGCAACTTGCCTGTGAACAGCTGCCATCGCAGTACGGAAAGCTACAGGGTGAGCTGATGGAAGGGTCTTTACTGCGAGGCTGGCAGTTCAGAACACTGTCATGGCATCGTTCTGACTTGAAGGCTGACCTTAAGATAGATATCCACCAGCTGTCGTTTTCATTGTCGCCTGAACGTTTATTACGTGGTGAACTGTTTATTGAACAGCTTTCCATTGAACGCATTGAAATAGATAATCTTTCAACTGGTCAGGATAAAGAGCAGGAGGCTGGTTTTTCAGGTATTGAAATACCGTCGTTTACCATGCCGCTTCCGGTTGAGATCAAAACACTGAACATTCGTGAGCTGGGCTATGTTCAGCAGGACGATTCTGAGGAAAAGAAAGTCTGGTTGTTCCAGGATATCGGCTTATCCGCCAGAGCAGAAAAGCAGACCTTCAGCATTCAGCAGTTTGAAGTCACTCACGACTCTGCCAGTTTGCATGCCAGCGCCAGCATCACTCTGTCTGCTCCTTATCCTGTCAGCGCACAGTTAGCCTTTTCGCCAGGTGCCTTCTCATCAGGCGTCTTTTCGTCAGGCATCTTTTCATCAAGCGTCCTTTCATCAAGAGCTGTACCCCATGACAAGCTGTTCTTACCTGATGCAAGTGTTTCGGTATCCGGGTACCTGACCGATTACCAGATTGAGTTCATCAGCCAGCCGGGTAAAGAAAAAAACAGTACGCTATTACTTAACGGTGGGCTATCGGGCAGCCTTGAGCAACTTTTTATTCACTCTCTGGACGCTCAATGGCAACAGCAGGCAGTCAGTGTCAGTGGGCAATTAAGCTGGCAACACGGCATTAAGTGGCAGGGAGCATTGACCTTCAGGGATCTGAATCCGGGGCTATGGCTTGCGGATTATCCCGGACAGCTGTCGGGTACTGTGTCCAGCTCTGTGTCAGCTGTAGATCAGGAATGGGAGGTTGAAGCTCAGCAATTACAGGTGTCAGGTTTGTTACGGGGGTTTCCGGTCGCTCTTTCAGGCCATCTCATGGTAAACAGTAAGGAGACTGTCAGGGCTGAATCGTTGCAGCTTAATATAGGGAGCAACCGACTGAAGCTGAATGGTTATATTGATCAGGGCTGGAATTTGAAAGGCGTGATTGACGCACCTGAACTCACGGAACTCTATCCACCATTAAGCGGTAATCTGTCGGGTGATTTCGAACTGACCGGCAGTAGGGATTTGCCCAATGTTGCTTACCGTTTAATGGCAGAACAACTGGCCATTAACAAACTGGTGATAAACGGACTTCGGTCAGAAGGCGAGTTAAAAGATCTCAAGGCTTTGGATAATCAGGCTCATTTGCAGATTGACTCTCTGACTATTGAGCGACAGAGTTTACAGGCTATTGAAATAGCAATTACTGGCAATCCCGAGACACACCAGCTATCTGCAAAAACAGAGGGCAAGGTACTATCCAGCCATTTGCAGCTTGAAGGATCGCTATTGGATAAACAGTGGCACGGGCAGGTTAAGGCATTTGAAACCCTATCGTTGCTGGGGCAGTGGGATTTGCAGAAAGCTTTTACCCTCAGGGCGACACAGCAGGAGATTGAATTCCAGCCATTTTGTCTGATCTCTCCGCCTGCCAGCCTCTGCCTGGGTAAAGGTAAAGCAGGTAACAGACAGGCAAATATTAACTTTGAGCTGAAACAGCTGGACGTTGCGCGGTTTACACCTTTATTGCCTGAAGGCCTGCAATGGCAGTCTGAACTGAATGCTTCGGGTAAAGTCGTGTTGCACGAAGGCAAGCCTTCTATCAACCTGAGTCTCCGCACACCCGGAGGTCAGCTGAGTGTTGCTGCGTTACAGGGCGAGTATGACAAGCTGGTGCTTAATGCGGTGTTGGGTGACGATCAGTTAAATGGCAAACTTGAATTTGAGTCCCCACAGCTGGGAAATGCTGACCTCAGCATAAGGGTAACAGATATTGAAAAATCCCGTTTACTGGACGGACAGCTTACCATTGACCACTTGTTGCTTGAGATATTTCAACCTTTTATACCGGGTACCCATCATCTGAGTGGTGTCGCCAGGGCCGGTTTACAGATGCGAGGTTCTCTCCATAACCCATTACTGAAGGGGGAGGTTGTCATCAGTGAGGTTGCCCTGAACAGTGAGTTCTGTGACATAAGCCGTATAAACAGCAGAATGCAGATTCGGGGAGACAGTGCAGTTGTCAGCAGTCAGTTGCAAGTGGGAGAGGGCCTTGGAGACATTAATGGAACCCTGTCGTGGAAAAGAGGTCAGTTCACCGGGCTTCTGCATCTGACTGGTAATGAGTTGCACTGCTCCATCTCTGGGTTTGGTGATATATGGGCGTCTCCTGACTTAAGCTTCAACCTGACGGATACACCACTTTTAAGTGGTACTCTGGCCGTTCCCAGAGCGCGCATTGAAATCAGAAGTCTTCCGGAACAGGCAATAACAAGATCGGACGACGTAAGAATTGTTGGTCGTACTGAAACCAGTGAAGAGCAGGAGGCTTCGCCCATTGCTTTGAACACCACCATAGAGCTGGGCGACGATGTTCGTATTCTGGCTTATGGTCTGAGTTCAAAGCTTGCAGGCATGCTGACCCTGATACAGTCTGATGGACAACCGTTATCCGGTCAGGGCAGCGTTCAGCTGGTAGGCGGGCGTTATCGCTATCTTGGGCAGGACCTGATTATCAAACAAGGGCTGATTATTTTTCAGGGACCATTGAATACCCCCTTTTTAAACCTTGACGCCATACGTAATCCTGAGGCGACTGAGGATAATGTTATCGTAGGGGTTAAGGTTACTGGTCCAGTCAGAGCGCCAGGCTGGTCCGTCTACTCAACCCCGACAATGCCCCAGCAGGAACAGTTTTCCTATTTGCTGCGGGGGCATGGTATCCATGCTGAGGGTGAGGGTGTGCAATCCATTCTTCTGGGCATGGGACTTGGAGAGTTAAGCCAGACGGCAACAAAGCTCGGAGATCAGCTGGGCATCAAGGATTTCAGTGTTGATACCTCGGGATCAGGGGAAAATACTCAGGTATCTGTCGGAGGCTATATTGCGCCGGGGCTGCGGCTTCAGTATGGCACCGGAGTATTCAACTCGGTGAGTGAAGTCAAGATTCGGTACGAGGTAATCCCCAGAGTGTATCTTCAGGCCGTGAGCGGACTGGCGCAGGCGCTGGATGTGTTTTACCGGTTTGAGTTTTGATTTGCAGGTCTGTTAAGTCTGGGGGATGATGGCCGAAATAATAACCGAAATTATTACCTGGCTTTGCTTATGTATGATCTGCCTCTGAAAATCTGGCTTATCACTTGAAAGCCAGTTTTTTTCGTCTGCCGAAAGGTTAAAGGAATAATCCATGAGTGAAGAAAACCAGCAGAAGACCTTATCTGCCATCATTAATCCGGTGGGTACAATGCAGGTGCTGTCAAATCGTGAGGTACAGAAACTGCAGGATACCAGCCAGAAAGGGTTGCACCGCCTGTTCAGACAATGCTGTCTGGCCGTTCTTAACGGCGAACACGAGAGTGACTGTGCCGAAGAAATGATGGGAATGTATCAGGATTTTGATATCCGCATCATTCAGGAGCAGCGGGGGTTGAAGCTGGAGCTTATCAATGCACCGGCAGAAGCTTTTGTGGCAGGCAAACTGGTTCGCGGAGTACGGGAAAATCTGTTTTCCGTGTTGCGGGATATTCTCTATGTCTCATCCCATATCAGCGATGATCCCCGCTTTGACGGCGATAATGGTACAGATATTACCCACATGGTGTTTGAGATTCTGCGTAACGCCGGGGCGTTTATTACCAAACAGGTGCCGGATACTGTAGTCTGCTGGGGAGGACATTCGATTGGTCGCGAAGAGTATGAGTATGCGAAGAAGGTCGGCTACCATCTGGGGTTGCGCTATCTGAATATCTGTACCGGCTGTGGACCGGGCGCAATGAAGGGGCCAATGAAAGGTGCTTACATTGCTCATGCCAAACAGCGGGTAAAACGCGGTCGTTTTATCGGTCTGACCGAGCCGGGAATTATTGCTGCCGAATCCCCCAACCCTATTGTTAATGAACTGATTATCCTGCCCGATATTGAAAAACGGCTGGAAGCCTTTGTTCGCTTTGGGCATGGCGTTGTTGTATTTCCGGGAGGGCCGGGTACCTGTGAGGAAATTCTCTACCTGCTGGGTATCCTTCTGAATCCCGCTAATAAAAACATGCCTTTCCCATTAGTCTTTACCGGCCCTGCATCGGCAAAAAGCTATTTTGAAGATATTGATGCCTTTATTGGTAAAACCCTTGGGGCAGAAGCTCAGCAGCGCTACCAGATCATTGTCGACGACCCACTGGAAGTAGCTAGAACCATGCGTGACGGGCTGGAAGCTGTCACCCGCTACCGTCGTCAGCACGGTGACGCCTACTACTTTAACTGGTTACTGACGATTGACGAACACTTCCAGAAACCGTTTGACCCTACCCATGACAATATGGCTGCCCTTGAACTAAAACTATCCTTGCCTCCCCACGAGCTGGCTGCCAACCTGCGTCGTGCTATGTCCGGTATTGTTGCGGGCAACATCAAGGAAGAGGGTGTGATCGCCATCCGGGAAAACGGACCGTTCCAGCTCAGTGGCGATCCGGAACTGATGCAGGAAATAGATGCACTGCTGCAGTCGTTTGTTGATAACTATCGCATGAAACTGCCGGGCAGCCACTACGAACCCTGTTATCAAATCGCTCAATAAATCGCTCAATAAATAGACCAGGAACAAGCCCGGCGTTTCTTAAGCACCGGGTTTTGTTTATCCTCCTTACTTTTCCAGCTTGAGAAAGTCTGGCATACCCATATCAGGCTGGTTTTTCGTTTCATCAATATCATGCCCTTTCAAGTCAGTTCCATAAATAGCAATACCCGTCATAATATCTATTGAGGGATTATCAGGCTGGCTTTCTTCATCATTAACATCGTGTTCTTTCATCCCGGTTTTCTGACTGGTAACCATTGCGATAGTATTTTTTCCGGTTCGCATAAATCTGACACTGTCTCTTGTTTTTCTCAGGCGACTGTGCTTGTTTTTAGGACTTTCATCGTAATGCCCCTTATGTATTACAAACGGAGAGGTAAAAGGCTTTTTGTCGTCATCGTCGTCATCACCCGCTCCAGAAGAGCCACCCGTTCCAGAAGAGCCACCCGCCTCACTGATTGGGTATAGCCCTCTATTACCGCTTCCTGATGTGCCATAGCCTCGACGTTGACTCACTGTGTTTTTTTGGGAGGTTTCTGTATTACTGTTTTTGGAGCCAGTACATTTCCTGATGCGGGATACGCCCACTCCAACAGGCTGCTTTAACGATTGCACTTTAACACCACAGCCGATAGTAAGATGATTTAAACTGCCTCCATTAAATGTAATGACAACGTTTTCTTTTTCATTCGCAGCGTCCTGATCTACTTTAATTTCATGAAATTCTGGAAAGGTATGACTGGTTGCTTCGTTTATCTCCCCATCCGGCAAGACAGGATGTCTAAGACAATAAATACTGTTTTTCTGATCACAAAGATGCCACATAGAGGTAACTGCTCAAAATTGACTGGCAAATCAACCTCTACAGGTCAAAGAAAGTTATCCTGATCTTTCGTATATTTCACCGTATGCACCTGCCTGACTCACTATTCTCCAGTACAGACAATGAACAGTTGCGTTCATTCGTCAAAAACCTTCTCGACACGGTCGAGAAGCAATCTGTGCAAATTGAAAGGCAGCGCGTTCAGATCGAACAGCTGGTCGAAGAGAACGAACAGCTTCGAGCAGAAATTCGCCACCTGAAGAAGCACAAGGGCAAGCCTAAAATCAGGCCTAATGTCTCGGACAAGGGCGATGATCAGGAAGACAGCTCTTCTGCGGAAGACACTGATCAGGCTGCCGGGAAAAGTGACACTGATCGTCCGCCGAAAAGTAAACGACCACGATCACAAGAAGCCGGTGAAACCGCTGCACCACCAATGACTGTTGACCGAGAGGAAATCTGTTCAATCGCTGCTCCCGGTGAGAACTGGCGCTTCAAGTGCTATATCGACTTTTTCCATACTGAGCTGGACTTGCGTTTTGTCACTACTCGCTACAGGCGTGAGTATTACACAACTCCGGAAGGCGGGGTGTCAGCCCCGCTACCTGATCATGTGAAAGACCGTTTTGGCGACAACCTGAAAGCCCATCTGCTGGATTTTTATCATTCATGCAGTACGACACAGCCACTACTGCTATCTTGGCTGCACGACCATGGATGCTCAATATCAGAAGGTTCCCTGAGCAACATCCTGACGAAAGGCCATGATATTTTCCACCAGGAAAAAGAAGAATTGCTGGAAGCAGGGCTGACTTGCTCTGATTATCTCCAGGCCGACGACACAGGTGCTCGCCACCAAGGAAAAAACGGCTACTGCCTGTTTATCGGCAACCCTTATTTTTCCTACTTCCATAGCAGCGACAGTAAGAGCAGGATTAATTTCCTGGGCTGTCTGCAAGGGCAGCAGCGGCTTTATCTTCTCAACGACGTTGCCATTGACTACATGGAGAATCAGGTTGATGTGTCGAAGAAGTGGATCACTGCGCTATCCGAATGCGGCGAGAAGCGTTTCTCAACAGAAGAAGAGTGGGAGAGCTTCCTTAACAGCATTGGTTGTGCTGCCCCGCAACAAAGGCGCTGGGCGACAGAGGGTGTTTTAAAGGCCGCATTGATGCTCAATCATCGCCTTGAGAACCTGATTATCCATAGCGATGGAGCCCGGCAGTTTGATACAGCCTTTCAGCATTCGCTGTGTTGGTACCATGCGGGAAGAAACATGGACAAGCTGATACCGGCCAATGACCTGGAACGAGCCGCCCGTGACACCGTGCAGGATCAGTACTGGTGCCTCTACGACGACATTGAGGCCTACCAGAAAAAACCAACGGACAAGGAGAAACAGAAGCTCTACCAGGAGTTTGATCGTTGGGTAACACAGCGGGTTGACTACCCTGCCTTGCAGGCTGAGTTGGGCAAACTGATGGTTGTCAGGGAAGAGCTGTTATTGGTTCTTGAGTATCCGTGGCTGCCACTGCACAACAACCTGAGCGAGAGGCAGATCAGAGAGTATGTGAAACGGCGAAAGGTTAGCGGTGGTACCCGGAGTAAACTTGGGAGGAAATGCCGCGACACCTTTGCCAGTTTGAAAAAGACCTGTAAACAACACGGGGTGTCCTTTGCCAACTATCTCAGGGACAGGCTGACTGGAACCAATCTGATTCCGCAGCTGGGGCATCTCATCCTGAAGGCATCAGGCTATCAGGAAACGGTTCTTGCCAATGGAATATGAGCAGTTACACATAGAGCGATCCACAGGAACTACGTCGATAGGAAGTTCACCTGTATCAACATCATCTTTTTGATGACTTAACCAGGAAAAAACAGTAAATACCGGTTTTAACGACACAACTTTTAACGACGCAACTTTTAACGACGCAAGCCCCTCGGCCAGATTTAATAATTTATGATTCCATTGAAATAATGCTTGTAAATACTGCTTTGCCTGTAAAACATAAATTCCTGTCATGGAACCATCAACCGAGCCTCTCAGGTGATGCCCATTAACAAGAATATCATCTGCAACTTCCTGTGAACCCGATATCAACAGTTGAAAATTATTGCCTAAATTAGAGCTTTCAACTGTATTGATAATGTCTTTTAGATTGTTCCCGGCTGGCAACGGAATAAACTCATTTGATGGTAGAGATGACACCGAACCTGACTGTGCATAAGCTTCACTGATAAAATTTGCCGAACATAAACAGAAAAAAGCAAGCAGAGGCTTGAAAAAAGAAAATCTCATCATTAAATCCATCGACGACCGTTTTGCACACATTTCTGCGTTATCAAGCCAATATAGTCACCAGTTCCTCAGTACTCAATTTTAAAGGGCTGTGAAATTTTTCTTTTAAAGCGTGATAGGATTGATTCAGATAACTGGAGACTGTCGTGAACGAATTCCCCGATATTACTGATGAACTGCTGATCAAGCTGGCAGGTAAAAAAGCATTCGCCCTGGGACAGGTCTGTTTTGAGCAAGGGGCTGTGGCTGCATTGAAAACCCGTGGCAAAAAGACCACAGCGACAGTACCAGCCACTTCAACTAACCAGGGCGGGCAGGTTAATCTGCACTACACCCAGAAAGGTATTGAAGGCAGTTGCGACTGTCCTGAATCTGATGGCATAGATTTTTGCGAACACTGCGTCGCGGTGGCGCTGGCACTGCGAGCCCGGCAGTCAAAGCCGACTCTCAAAAAGAGTGCAAAACCGGACGAGGTTTTAATCCACTATTTTGAACGGCAAAGCAAGGAGGACTTGCTGCAAACCCTCGTGCAGGTCATTAACGGAGACAAGGCACTTCGACAAAAGTGGCTATTGAAGGCGGATAATGCTTTGGGGCGTCTGGATAAAAATGCCCTGCGAAAACGCATAACGTCCGCCATACCGTTCAAACGCAGTATCCAGCGATACCACCGTGTCAGAAAATATTTTGCCGATATGGAAAAGGCATTGGCTACTTTGCAGGAACCTGTTCAGTTGCTGCCTGCTGAGCAACAACTGGAGCTGGTAGACTATGCTATTGAGCGTCTGGACAAGGCAACAGACACCATTGATGATTCCGGAGGTTACCGGTTTCCGACAATGGAGCTGTTGCAAGCTATTTATCGGTCGGCATTCACTAAGGTGTCATGGACAGAGCAGAAAAAAGCTGAGCATCTGGTACAGTTATTAACCATTAATGAGTACGGCTTTTACGGCTCTGTCCCTGACGACTATGTTGGGTCGATAACCCCTGAATGTCTTGATCTGTTCTATGCTGTCGTTCGTAAACAGTGGGATGCCCTGCCACAGTGGCAAGGTGGTGACTGGTGGGAAAAACGACAGTATTCAGTCCTGCAGCGTGTCCTTGAACAAACGCTGGAACACAACAATGACATTGCTGGTCTGATTGAGCTGCGCCAGAAAGTCGCTGAAACCCCTTCGGATAACATCAAACTGGCTGAACTGAACCTGCAATTGCAGGATTATGTCCAGGCTCAGGCGTGGCTCGATAAAGTTCAGGGAAGCCCTCTGGCGGACAGCGCCAGGGCTCAGAAAATACAGCAGGAAATATTGATTGGTACTGGCTAGCCGGAGTTAGCGCTGGAACAGCAGTGGTGTGCTTTCAGAACCCACCAGGGTCTGAAGGAGTATCAGACCCTGAAAGCAATGGCTGTACGGTCTGGTGACCAGAGAAACTGGTATCAAAAGGCTGAAGCCTTGCTTGAGCAAAAAATATCAGCCCTGAATGACGGGTATTTTGACCGCTATCAGAAGCAGGATTTGATTAGCCTGCTGGGCTGGATTTATCTGGAAGAAGAGGACTCTGAAAAATTATGGAACCTGATTAAACAGACTTCCAGTGATTTGGGTATTGATCCGAATTTGCTTCACGTTGCTGGCAGACGCTCAGTGGATTCTCCGCAGAAAGTCCTGTTGTGCTATCGTCGTATAGTCCATTCTAAAGACTGTAACCATAAGACCAGATGACGATAATAACTATGTGCAACACTCACACAACATGAAGACAGCAACGGTAAGGGGCAATCATTTTGTACGACATCATCGGCGACATCCATGGCTACGGCACAGCGCTGTCAGAACTCCTGAAAAAGCTGAACTACACAGAGCAAAATGGTGTTTTCCGACATCCTGAACGAAAAGTGATTTTTGTAGGGGATTTTATTGACCGGGGCCCGGAGCATAAAAAAGCATTAACCATCTGTCGCAACATGGTAGAGCAGGGGTGTGCGCTGGCTGTGATGGGAAACCATGAGTTCAATGCCATTTGTTATGCGACACCTGATCCTGAGAAGACAGGGGTTTTTCTGAGAAATCATTCAGAGTCAAACCGACAGGCACATCAGGCCTTTCTGGATGAATACCCACTGGGTTCAGCGGAATATAAGG is from Endozoicomonas gorgoniicola and encodes:
- a CDS encoding IS66 family transposase; the protein is MHLPDSLFSSTDNEQLRSFVKNLLDTVEKQSVQIERQRVQIEQLVEENEQLRAEIRHLKKHKGKPKIRPNVSDKGDDQEDSSSAEDTDQAAGKSDTDRPPKSKRPRSQEAGETAAPPMTVDREEICSIAAPGENWRFKCYIDFFHTELDLRFVTTRYRREYYTTPEGGVSAPLPDHVKDRFGDNLKAHLLDFYHSCSTTQPLLLSWLHDHGCSISEGSLSNILTKGHDIFHQEKEELLEAGLTCSDYLQADDTGARHQGKNGYCLFIGNPYFSYFHSSDSKSRINFLGCLQGQQRLYLLNDVAIDYMENQVDVSKKWITALSECGEKRFSTEEEWESFLNSIGCAAPQQRRWATEGVLKAALMLNHRLENLIIHSDGARQFDTAFQHSLCWYHAGRNMDKLIPANDLERAARDTVQDQYWCLYDDIEAYQKKPTDKEKQKLYQEFDRWVTQRVDYPALQAELGKLMVVREELLLVLEYPWLPLHNNLSERQIREYVKRRKVSGGTRSKLGRKCRDTFASLKKTCKQHGVSFANYLRDRLTGTNLIPQLGHLILKASGYQETVLANGI
- the ppnN gene encoding nucleotide 5'-monophosphate nucleosidase PpnN, with amino-acid sequence MSEENQQKTLSAIINPVGTMQVLSNREVQKLQDTSQKGLHRLFRQCCLAVLNGEHESDCAEEMMGMYQDFDIRIIQEQRGLKLELINAPAEAFVAGKLVRGVRENLFSVLRDILYVSSHISDDPRFDGDNGTDITHMVFEILRNAGAFITKQVPDTVVCWGGHSIGREEYEYAKKVGYHLGLRYLNICTGCGPGAMKGPMKGAYIAHAKQRVKRGRFIGLTEPGIIAAESPNPIVNELIILPDIEKRLEAFVRFGHGVVVFPGGPGTCEEILYLLGILLNPANKNMPFPLVFTGPASAKSYFEDIDAFIGKTLGAEAQQRYQIIVDDPLEVARTMRDGLEAVTRYRRQHGDAYYFNWLLTIDEHFQKPFDPTHDNMAALELKLSLPPHELAANLRRAMSGIVAGNIKEEGVIAIRENGPFQLSGDPELMQEIDALLQSFVDNYRMKLPGSHYEPCYQIAQ
- a CDS encoding SWIM zinc finger family protein; protein product: MNEFPDITDELLIKLAGKKAFALGQVCFEQGAVAALKTRGKKTTATVPATSTNQGGQVNLHYTQKGIEGSCDCPESDGIDFCEHCVAVALALRARQSKPTLKKSAKPDEVLIHYFERQSKEDLLQTLVQVINGDKALRQKWLLKADNALGRLDKNALRKRITSAIPFKRSIQRYHRVRKYFADMEKALATLQEPVQLLPAEQQLELVDYAIERLDKATDTIDDSGGYRFPTMELLQAIYRSAFTKVSWTEQKKAEHLVQLLTINEYGFYGSVPDDYVGSITPECLDLFYAVVRKQWDALPQWQGGDWWEKRQYSVLQRVLEQTLEHNNDIAGLIELRQKVAETPSDNIKLAELNLQLQDYVQAQAWLDKVQGSPLADSARAQKIQQEILIGTG